In the genome of Cryptosporangium aurantiacum, the window GCCGACCTCGTCACGGTCGCCTCCACGATTACCGGCGGCACGGGATGAGCCCCGATCGGCCGGGCGTTCCGCCCCGGTCGCCCTGGTCACGGGCGTCGGACGAGGCGCCGCCTCGCGGGGACTCACCGTGGCACCGTGGCACCGGCGCGGCGCCGCCGCCCGTCGAGGCGCCGCCGCCCGTCGACGCGCCACCGCCCGTCGAGCCGCCGTCGTCCGCTGATTCGGCGGCGTCGTCGTTTTCTGATCCGGCAGGGGAGTGGCGATGGTCCGGTCTGGTCGCGCCACCAGCGGCCAGCGCCGATGGCCCCAGCAGGCAGCGACGACCTCCGCCCTTCGCGGCGGTCGTGGTCCTCGCCGCGCTGCTGGTGGCCGGTCTCGGCGCTGCCGCCGCGTTCGTCGTGCAGAGCGACCGCGACGGGACGACGCTCACCGCCCCATCGGAGGCGGTGCCCCCATCGGAGGCGGTGCCGACGTCGGAGGCGGTGGTCGAGCCTCCGCCGCCGACCAGTGCGCCGACGGACACGGCCGAGGAGCCAACGGTCACCGACGTACCCACCGAAGAGGCGGCGCCGAGCCCCACCGAGTACTGCATCCTCGCCACGGCCGCCCGCATGCGCACCGAACCTGGTACCAGCAACACCCAAGTCGCGCGCCTGGTGCAAGGAACCTGCGACATCTATGACGCAGCGGAGGACGGCCGCCCGGTGCTCCAACCCGGACCGGCGCCCAGCGGCGAGATCGTGGACTGGCGTTTTGTCAGACACGGCGGCGACGAAGGCTGGATCATCAACTCCTACCTCGAGCTGCGGCGCTTCTGACCGCCCAGGCAGATTGCGTTTGGAAGACGCGGGGCCCTCCCAAATGCAATCCGCTTCACGGCCCGAGGGAATCGAGCCTCGGCGGGCTCGGCGTTGGCTACGGTCGCGGGCGTGGACGACGTTGCGAGCCTGCGCCCCAAACCCGACATCGCCATGGTCCTCGGAGCTCTGTTCGCGCTCGCCGGATACCTGATGCCCTGGTTCAAGCTCGGCGATGACTACGAATGGTGGTTCTCCGGCTGGTCGTACGCGGGTCTGAGCAGCGGCGGCGGGTGGACGCTCTTCACATTCGTCTGGCTCGCGGTGGCACTCGGCGCCGCGCTGTGGGCCGGAGGTTCCGCGGCCGCGGCGATGACCGGTCTGGTCGCGACGGCCGGGACGCTGGTCATGTCGAGTGCGGTGGTGGCGGTCAGCTTTGCCATGGTGCCGGAGAAGGACGCGCTGAACCCGGTGGCGAACCTGCCGTTCGGTCTGGGTCTCCCGGTTCTGGGGATCGGACTCGGCCTGCTGCTGGCCGGCGGATGCCGCGCGACCGCGCTTGCCGTCCTGCGCGCGCCAGCGGCCGATTCGCGGCCGGCCGGTGTCTAGTTCGAGACTCTTGTGACTTGGACGGACCAGCCTGCGCATAGCGTCCGCTGCATGCCGCAGAAGTACCCTGATGTCCTGTACTCGAAGGAGACCTCCGCCTTCATCATGGCGATGGTCGCGCTGCAGCGCGCCAACGGCGTGTCCGTCGACGACGCGCTGGACTGGGCCCTCGACCGATACTGGCAACAGTTCGGCCGGCCGCACAGCAGCTTCACGCTCAACGACCTGCAGGCGTTCATCCGCGACGTGGCGCCGCCGCAGCCCGGCCTGAGCCGAGGCCCGCGCCGGGCCTGAGTCACTGTGGACACGGCCTCCATTCCGCAGGTAGCCCGCAGGTGAACCGGAGGGTAACATTCCCCAAAGGAATTCGCTGGGGGGTGTAGTGGAGGGTTCCGGGGACGAAAAGCGAATGACCAGCGTGGCGCGCAGTACGCGGAGAATCTGGGAAAGAGTGACGGTCGGCCTGACCTTGGTCACCGGAACCTATCTTGTTCTCGCGACGATCGAGCCGACCCGTGCGGTCCTCGAGCGGTACGTATTCAAGCTCGATACGGCAGCTATCGCTGCTCTGGTCGCCGTGATGCTCGAAGTGTGCATCATCGCGATCTACCAACTCGGACGCGATGTTCGCGCCATGCGTCGCGCCCTGGAAAAGCAGGTCAGCGACAACGTGATCTACGACATCAGCGAGATCGTCGACCGGCTTCGCGACACACCGCATCCGCACCGGGCCGATCCGTGTGAAGTGGAGGTGCTCGGCCACACTCTCGCGGCCGTGTGGCCGCAGCTCTCCGCCTGGGTGACGTCGCGAGCCCAGCCCACGAACTGGAAGGTCGTTCTGTACTGTCTCTCGCCGGAGTTCATTTCCGAATGCGGACAGTTTCCGGCGTATTGGGAGGACGAGTCGCGGCGAATGCAAGCACGCATCCAGGAATTCGTCGCGATGCACCGAGCCGACATGGCCCGGCGCGGCCTGACCATCGAGGTGCGGCCGTACGCGTGTTTATCGATCGTGCACGGTTACCGATTCCAGAACGGCGAGATCTTCATGTCCTTCATGGAGTGGAGCCGGGACGACAAAGTGACGCCGTACCTGTTCTACGAGCGGCTCTCGCCGGATGACCGATCGGCGCGCGACAACGAATACCGGGAGCTCTTCAACAGCTGGATGCGTCGGGTGCAGCGCACGGCGGTTCCCGATTCCGACCTCACGCGCGACCCCTCCGTAGCCGGCCCGTAGCGGCGAACCCGCTGAGAATCTCGCCGCTCGCTCGGACATCCCCGCAGGTCAGCGCCGGGCGCCCACGGACCGCTCCCAGGATCGCCCCCGGCACCCAGCGGGCTCCCAGGAAACGTCCAGGAGGACGTCACCCGCGGGCGACACGGTGCCCGCATGGCAACCATCGAGATCCGCGGCCTGACGAAACGATTCGGCGCGCGCACCGCCGTCGACGACCTGACGTTCACCGTCCGCCCGGGGCAGGTCACCGGGTTCCTCGGCCCGAACGGGGCAGGCAAGACCACGACGATGCGCGTGATCCTCGGACTGGACGCGCCCACGGCCGGCACCGCGACCGTCGACGGCCACCGCTACCGTGACCTGCCCCAACCGATGCGGACGATGGGCGCGCTGCTCGACGCCCGCGCGGTGCACCCCTCCCGCACAGCACGCAGCCACCTGCGCTGCCTGGCCCGCAGCAACGGCCTTCCCGACGCCCGGGTCGACGAGGTGCTGGCCGACGTCGGGCTGACCGACGTCGCCGGGCAGCGAGCCGGCCGGTTCTCGCTCGGCATGAGCCAGCGGCTCGGCATCGCGGCGGCGCTGCTCGGTGACCCCGCCGTGCTGATGTTCGACGAACCGGTCAACGGACTGGACACCGAAGGCATCCGGTGGATCCGGGCTCTGATGCGGCGGCTCGCCGCCGAGGGTCGCACGGTGCTGGTGTCGAGCCACCTGATGAGCGAGATGGCGCTGACCGCCGACCATCTCGTCGTCGTCGGCCGCGGACGCCTGCTCGCCGACTGCCCGCTGCCCGACGTTCTGACGCAGGGCGATCGCACGGTGCTGGTGCGCACGCCGACGCCGTCGGACCTGATCGCCCGTTTGTCCGCGGACGGGGTCACGATCCGCTCCGACGCCGCGGGGGAGTTGCTGGTCACCGGGCTGGACAGCGAAGACATCGGTCACATCGCGGCGGCCGCCGGGATCGTGCTGACCGAGCTGACGCCGCAGCGCGCGTCGCTCGAGGACGCCTTCACCGCGCTGACCAGCGACAGCGTCGAGTTCGCCGGGGCGGGGAGCGAATCATGACCGACCTCCGCCTGCCGCACGTCGTCCGTTCGGAGTGGACGAAACTCGTCAGCCTCCGCTCCACCGCCTACACGCTGGCCGGGACCGCCGTGGTCGGCATCGGGCTGTCGCTGCTGATCAGCGCCGGGCAAGCCACCGCGTACCAGGCCGCCGGCGCCGCCGAGCGCGCGGAGTTCGACCCGATCGTCGGGCTGCGGAGCATCCTGGTGGCCCAGCTGACGCTCGGTGTCCTCGGCGTTCTGGTGGTCACGTCCGAGTGGGCGACCGGCATGATGCGCACGAGCCTCACCGCGGTCCCGCGCCGGGGCCGGCTGCTCGCCGCGAAGGCCCTGGTGTTCACCGGGGTCGCGCTGATCGTCGGCCAGGTCGTGGGGTTGACCGCGTTCCTGGTCGGACAGCGGGTGCTCGCCGACGGCGGCGCACCGCACCTCACGCTCGGCGACCCCGGAGCACTGCGCGCAGCCACCGGCTACGGGCTGTACCTGGCCGCGACCGGCCTGCTCGGCGTCGCGCTGGGCACGCTGCTGCGCTCGACCGCGGGCGCGCTGGCGACGCTGTTCGCGATCACGCTGCTCGTCCCGGCGTTCATCCCGGCGCTCCCGACGTTCCTGTCCGACTTCCTGCACACGTGGTGGCCGACGATGGCCGGGCTCCAGGTCATCTCGATGACCCCGGAACCTCACAGCCTCGATCCATGGCCGGGGTTCGCGCTGCTGACGGGTTCGGTCGCGGTGCTCACGGTCGCCGCGGCGAGCGTCTTCCGGCGTCGAGATGTCTAGGCGGGCGTTCGCGGCGGGGGTCGTCGCCGGCGCGGCGGCGCTGATCGCGATGGTCGCGGTGGCCCTCGGGGCGGTGCTCCTGCTCGGCGCGGACGGCTCGGAACTCCCGCGGCTCGTGGCGCTGGTGGTGGCGGCGGCGCTGGGCGTGCCGATCGAGCTCGGCGGCGCGGTCGACACCGGGTTCCTGCCGGCGCGGATCGAACTGGAGCTGTCCGCGATGCCGCTCGGCGTCTCGCTCGCCGGTGCGGTCACGATGGCGGCGACCGGAGCGCTGCTCCGACGCCGAGCGACGACGAGGGTTCAGGCCCAGCCCCAGCTCCGGGCGCGGCCCCAGCCCCAGCCCCAGCCCCAGCCCTCGCCGTGGCCCCAGCGCCAGCTTCGGCCGGTCGAGATCGTGATGTTCGTCGTCGGCGCGATCGGTGGCTTCGCGCTCCTGCTCGCTCCGGTGCTCGCGCTGGGCGGCTCCGAAACGTCGGCGCCGACCCCGTCCGGCACCCTGCGCCCCGGGGACGTGTCCGGGCTCGTCCAGGTGCTGGGGGAGCCGCGCGCCGACGCGTCCGCCACCTGGGGACACGCGTTGCTCTGGCTCGCGGTCGTCCTCGCGGTCGTGGTGGTGGGCAGCCGGGCGGTGTCGCTGCCCGGTGAGTATTTCCGGCGTGCGGTGGTGAGTGTGGCGGCGGTGTTCACCGGCGTCGCGGGCCTCCTGACGGCTGTCGCCGCGGCGATCGCCGGGTTCGCCGCCGGACCGGCCGCTGCGGGGGCGACGCTGCTCGGCGGCCCCAACGTGGTGCTCACCGCCCTGACCCGCGGGCTCGGCGCCGACTGGCGGCTGGACACCGGCGGCCTGCCCGCCGGTGTCGGCGCGGCCCTGCGCGACCGGATCGCCACCGGCCTGTCCGACCCGTCGTCGGTTCCGACCGGTACGGAGGCGGCCCTGGACGTTCCGGGCGCACTCCTGACGGTCGCAGCCGCCGCGGTACTGCTCCTCTGCGGCACGCTCGCCGCGGCCCGCCCCCCAGCCCACGACCCGGCCCCGGCACCCAGCCGCGACCCGGCCCAGGCCTCGGCCCGAACGTCGGCCCACGACACGGCCCGAAGGCCCGGCCGTGACCCGGTCCGCACG includes:
- a CDS encoding streptophobe family protein, which encodes MSRRAFAAGVVAGAAALIAMVAVALGAVLLLGADGSELPRLVALVVAAALGVPIELGGAVDTGFLPARIELELSAMPLGVSLAGAVTMAATGALLRRRATTRVQAQPQLRARPQPQPQPQPSPWPQRQLRPVEIVMFVVGAIGGFALLLAPVLALGGSETSAPTPSGTLRPGDVSGLVQVLGEPRADASATWGHALLWLAVVLAVVVVGSRAVSLPGEYFRRAVVSVAAVFTGVAGLLTAVAAAIAGFAAGPAAAGATLLGGPNVVLTALTRGLGADWRLDTGGLPAGVGAALRDRIATGLSDPSSVPTGTEAALDVPGALLTVAAAAVLLLCGTLAAARPPAHDPAPAPSRDPAQASARTSAHDTARRPGRDPVRTAAGDSARTPAHDPGRVLWCAAALGVTTALALAVATVLARVSLDVHLSIGEFAALDAGLGLRASVPRIALVGLVSGAAAGALGVVLVDAARRTESIWRLVSAYRVASVRRVDRSGGSG
- a CDS encoding ABC transporter permease subunit, coding for MTDLRLPHVVRSEWTKLVSLRSTAYTLAGTAVVGIGLSLLISAGQATAYQAAGAAERAEFDPIVGLRSILVAQLTLGVLGVLVVTSEWATGMMRTSLTAVPRRGRLLAAKALVFTGVALIVGQVVGLTAFLVGQRVLADGGAPHLTLGDPGALRAATGYGLYLAATGLLGVALGTLLRSTAGALATLFAITLLVPAFIPALPTFLSDFLHTWWPTMAGLQVISMTPEPHSLDPWPGFALLTGSVAVLTVAAASVFRRRDV
- a CDS encoding ABC transporter ATP-binding protein; this translates as MATIEIRGLTKRFGARTAVDDLTFTVRPGQVTGFLGPNGAGKTTTMRVILGLDAPTAGTATVDGHRYRDLPQPMRTMGALLDARAVHPSRTARSHLRCLARSNGLPDARVDEVLADVGLTDVAGQRAGRFSLGMSQRLGIAAALLGDPAVLMFDEPVNGLDTEGIRWIRALMRRLAAEGRTVLVSSHLMSEMALTADHLVVVGRGRLLADCPLPDVLTQGDRTVLVRTPTPSDLIARLSADGVTIRSDAAGELLVTGLDSEDIGHIAAAAGIVLTELTPQRASLEDAFTALTSDSVEFAGAGSES